One Corynebacterium uterequi DNA segment encodes these proteins:
- a CDS encoding ABC transporter substrate-binding protein, which translates to MFSRRTMLAAMAGTAATATATGCSAGSTATQDGRLRDSGIVVGATTAPASLDFTNTGGAAIPQALMGNVFETLVRIDADGHLVGHLATAYELSDDGLTYTFHLREGVRFSNGDAFTAFSAAATIDYVRTSWTNALKSQMAPVQRAWAVDDATLKVELRKPSNRWLWTMATLTGAMMTPNAWPAGATAPVGTGPYTVSRFVALESVSFARNPDYWGPPAAADAAIRYYSDAMSAVNGLLTGDVDVLYGMPSPELLASLPQRFTVDVGTTNGEVLLSMNNQAAPFDDVRVRRAVAHAIDRRAVSNVVWEGHAVDTGAAPVPPTDPWFSGRDYAPYSPATARDLLREAGYPDGAGPRVAMTVPSLPYAEACAELVYSQLRDVGFEVEMTTVEFPAVWLAQVMGAADYQMSIIAHVEFRDLPTLFGNPEGYLRFDDARTRALLDLADTTDDETEHMLAAVERITDLMPAVTVANLPNIVLLAPGVSGVQATVITDSIPLAGLRKE; encoded by the coding sequence CGCTGGACTTCACCAACACCGGCGGCGCCGCCATCCCGCAGGCGCTCATGGGCAACGTTTTTGAGACCCTGGTCCGCATCGACGCCGACGGCCACCTCGTCGGCCACCTCGCCACCGCCTACGAACTCAGCGACGATGGGCTCACCTACACCTTCCACCTGCGTGAGGGAGTTCGCTTCAGCAACGGCGACGCGTTTACCGCCTTCAGCGCCGCCGCGACCATTGACTACGTCCGCACCTCGTGGACCAACGCGCTGAAGTCCCAGATGGCACCGGTGCAGCGGGCATGGGCGGTGGATGACGCGACCCTCAAAGTTGAGCTACGCAAGCCGTCGAATCGGTGGCTGTGGACCATGGCCACCCTCACCGGGGCCATGATGACTCCGAACGCCTGGCCTGCCGGCGCCACCGCGCCGGTCGGCACCGGGCCCTACACCGTCAGCCGCTTCGTCGCCCTGGAGTCGGTATCTTTCGCCCGCAACCCGGACTATTGGGGCCCACCCGCCGCCGCCGACGCCGCCATCCGCTACTACTCGGACGCCATGAGCGCGGTCAATGGGCTGCTCACCGGGGACGTCGACGTGCTCTACGGGATGCCTTCCCCGGAGCTGTTGGCCTCCCTGCCGCAGCGTTTCACGGTGGACGTCGGCACCACCAACGGCGAAGTGCTGTTGAGCATGAACAACCAGGCCGCGCCCTTCGACGACGTCCGGGTGCGCCGCGCCGTCGCCCACGCCATCGACCGGCGCGCCGTGAGCAACGTGGTGTGGGAGGGCCACGCCGTGGATACCGGCGCCGCCCCGGTCCCGCCGACGGACCCCTGGTTCAGCGGCCGAGACTATGCCCCCTACTCCCCCGCGACGGCCCGGGATCTCCTACGCGAGGCCGGCTACCCCGACGGTGCGGGCCCCCGGGTGGCCATGACTGTGCCCTCGTTGCCCTACGCGGAGGCCTGTGCGGAGCTGGTGTACTCGCAGCTGCGCGACGTCGGCTTCGAGGTGGAGATGACCACGGTGGAGTTTCCGGCCGTCTGGCTCGCCCAGGTCATGGGCGCGGCCGATTATCAGATGTCCATCATCGCCCACGTAGAGTTCCGGGATCTACCCACGCTCTTCGGCAACCCCGAGGGCTATCTTCGCTTCGACGACGCCCGCACCCGAGCCTTGCTCGACCTGGCCGACACCACCGATGACGAGACCGAGCACATGCTCGCCGCGGTGGAACGCATCACTGACCTGATGCCGGCAGTGACGGTGGCGAACCTGCCGAACATCGTGCTGCTCGCGCCCGGGGTGAGCGGCGTGCAGGCCACCGTTATTACCGACTCCATCCCCCTGGCCGGGCTGCGGAAGGAGTAG
- a CDS encoding ATP-binding cassette domain-containing protein, whose product MLSITDLTIDGLLHGVSLDIAPGGRLGLIGESGSGKSLTALSVMGLLPAGLTPRGSITFDGQELIGLPDRAHRRLRGPRIAMVFQEPMTALDPMMTIGAQLAEALAGPGGHRRRAHARVAQLLADVQLDAALARSYPHELSGGQRQRVLIAMAISRDPDLLICDEPTTALDVFVQDQILTLLEDLVAARGMALLFVTHDLGVIARMCEEVAVMSSGEVVERGGVAEILHTPTHPYTRQLVAASRPGPPASQRPVGEEIIRVEDATWRPALNAVSLTVRRGERLGIVGGSGSGKSTLLGLIAGLRTPDSGTVSVSGRVHMVFQDPQSSLDPRMPVATSVAEACRGDRARAEEALAEVGIAGERHGDLPHQFSGGQRQRISIARANAPRPDILLADEPVSALDVSVRAQVLDALNRLVDDHGLTLVFVSHDLSVVRQVCTTVAVVHDGEIVEHGPTEQVWQRPQHPYTQALLAAVPSV is encoded by the coding sequence GTGCTTAGCATCACGGACTTAACCATCGACGGCCTGCTCCACGGAGTGAGCCTGGACATCGCGCCGGGCGGCCGGCTGGGGCTGATTGGCGAGTCCGGCTCGGGGAAGTCCTTGACCGCGTTGTCGGTGATGGGCCTGCTACCGGCGGGGCTGACACCGCGCGGGTCCATCACCTTCGACGGCCAGGAGCTCATCGGGCTACCCGACCGGGCGCATCGCCGGCTGCGAGGTCCACGGATCGCCATGGTGTTTCAGGAACCGATGACGGCGCTCGACCCCATGATGACCATCGGCGCGCAGCTCGCCGAGGCACTCGCCGGCCCGGGCGGGCACCGTCGGCGCGCGCACGCACGCGTGGCACAGCTGCTCGCCGACGTCCAGCTCGACGCCGCCCTGGCCCGGTCCTACCCCCACGAGCTGTCCGGCGGTCAACGCCAGCGGGTCCTCATCGCTATGGCCATCTCTCGGGACCCGGACCTGCTCATCTGCGACGAACCCACCACCGCGTTGGACGTCTTCGTCCAGGACCAAATCCTCACGCTGCTGGAGGATCTCGTCGCCGCCCGCGGCATGGCGCTGTTATTCGTCACCCACGATCTGGGGGTCATCGCCCGGATGTGTGAGGAAGTGGCCGTCATGAGCTCCGGCGAGGTCGTCGAGCGTGGTGGCGTTGCCGAGATTCTGCACACCCCGACTCATCCGTACACTCGGCAACTCGTCGCCGCCTCCCGGCCTGGCCCGCCCGCCTCGCAGCGACCGGTCGGCGAGGAGATCATCCGGGTGGAAGACGCCACCTGGCGGCCCGCGCTGAACGCGGTGAGTCTCACTGTGCGCCGCGGTGAGCGGCTCGGCATCGTCGGCGGTTCCGGCTCGGGCAAGTCCACTCTGCTCGGCCTCATCGCGGGCCTGCGCACGCCGGACTCCGGTACGGTGAGCGTGTCCGGGCGAGTGCACATGGTGTTCCAGGACCCGCAGTCCTCCCTCGACCCGCGAATGCCCGTTGCGACTTCGGTGGCGGAGGCGTGCCGTGGTGATCGGGCAAGGGCCGAGGAGGCGCTTGCGGAGGTGGGAATTGCCGGTGAACGCCACGGGGACCTGCCGCACCAGTTTTCCGGCGGGCAGCGCCAGCGCATTTCCATCGCCCGGGCTAATGCTCCCCGCCCGGATATTCTCTTAGCCGATGAGCCGGTCTCCGCGCTCGACGTCTCGGTCCGTGCCCAGGTCCTCGACGCTCTCAATCGCCTCGTCGACGACCACGGTTTGACCTTGGTGTTTGTGTCGCACGACCTCTCCGTCGTGCGCCAGGTGTGCACGACCGTGGCGGTGGTACACGACGGCGAAATCGTCGAACACGGCCCAACGGAGCAGGTGTGGCAGCGGCCGCAGCATCCCTACACCCAGGCGTTGCTCGCGGCGGTGCCGTCGGTATAG
- a CDS encoding ABC transporter permease yields MRILLRYATSLLVASLLIFAVMRLIPGDPARIALGVTATDDAVAALSHQLGTDRPLPTQYFTWITGLLTGDFGVSLASGENITALVVDRAQVSLILCGAAMVASLALAVPLGVAAARGSWLVSAATQVGIAIPSFLAAILLIGLFSVRLGWFPANGWVPPGDDPAGFASRIVLPVVALTAVQASILTRYVRNAVLDVSHADHLRTARALGASRTSAMARHGVRSVALPVLTVAGVQLTSLIVGAVVIERVFLLPGLGSMLLDAVAARDIPVVQTIVMLLVVFTLSVNLLVDVAYRVIDPRLRRQRDRRPA; encoded by the coding sequence GTGAGAATCCTGCTGCGCTACGCGACGTCGTTGCTGGTGGCGTCGCTGCTCATCTTCGCCGTCATGCGGCTTATCCCCGGCGACCCGGCGCGCATCGCTTTAGGGGTCACCGCCACCGACGACGCCGTCGCCGCCCTCTCCCATCAGCTCGGCACGGACCGGCCCTTACCCACCCAGTACTTCACCTGGATCACCGGGCTGCTCACCGGGGACTTCGGCGTGTCCCTGGCCTCGGGAGAAAACATCACGGCGCTGGTTGTTGACCGCGCCCAAGTCTCGCTTATCCTCTGCGGCGCCGCGATGGTCGCGTCGCTGGCGTTGGCCGTGCCCCTCGGGGTGGCCGCAGCCCGCGGGAGCTGGCTCGTTTCCGCCGCCACCCAGGTCGGCATAGCGATCCCCAGTTTCCTCGCCGCGATCCTCCTCATCGGCCTGTTCTCCGTGCGCCTGGGATGGTTCCCGGCCAACGGATGGGTGCCACCGGGAGACGATCCCGCCGGTTTTGCTTCCCGGATCGTGCTGCCAGTAGTGGCGCTCACCGCCGTGCAGGCGTCGATCCTCACCCGCTACGTCCGCAACGCCGTCCTCGACGTCAGCCACGCCGATCACCTACGGACCGCGCGGGCGCTGGGGGCGTCGCGCACGTCGGCGATGGCCCGGCACGGGGTGCGCAGCGTCGCCCTGCCCGTACTAACCGTCGCCGGGGTGCAGCTGACCAGCCTCATCGTCGGCGCGGTGGTCATCGAGAGGGTGTTTCTTCTTCCCGGGCTGGGATCCATGCTGCTCGACGCGGTGGCCGCCCGAGACATCCCCGTCGTGCAGACCATTGTCATGCTGTTGGTGGTGTTCACCCTCAGCGTTAACCTGCTCGTCGACGTCGCCTACCGGGTCATCGACCCGCGGCTGCGTCGCCAACGCGATCGGAGGCCGGCATGA
- a CDS encoding type II toxin-antitoxin system PemK/MazF family toxin, giving the protein MFFRQRKRHSVEDALKALRSRLGLTESTEPADAARTIATITVHKTEDKARAIVYGADIDGQVEAGEVVWLWVPANPPAERVMLVVGRTLAGDVLGLLISPDERHADEPEWISIGTGYWEPSGHPTWIRLDKLIEVPEHDVRREGLLFPERRFDRLAQELRRRFGWF; this is encoded by the coding sequence GTGTTCTTTCGCCAGCGCAAGCGACACAGCGTCGAAGACGCGCTGAAGGCACTGCGCAGCCGCCTGGGGCTCACGGAGTCCACGGAGCCGGCGGACGCCGCACGCACCATCGCCACCATCACCGTCCACAAGACCGAGGACAAAGCCCGCGCGATCGTGTACGGGGCGGACATCGACGGCCAAGTCGAGGCCGGCGAGGTGGTGTGGCTGTGGGTGCCGGCTAACCCGCCAGCGGAACGCGTCATGCTCGTCGTCGGCCGCACCCTGGCCGGAGACGTCCTCGGGCTCCTCATCTCTCCCGACGAGCGCCATGCCGACGAACCCGAGTGGATCAGCATCGGCACCGGCTACTGGGAACCCAGCGGGCATCCGACGTGGATCCGCCTAGACAAGCTCATCGAGGTCCCCGAGCACGACGTCCGACGGGAGGGGCTGCTCTTTCCCGAGCGCCGTTTTGACAGGCTTGCTCAGGAACTGCGCCGCCGTTTTGGCTGGTTCTGA
- the rpsT gene encoding 30S ribosomal protein S20, translating to MANIKQQKKRVLTNEKRRQRNQAVRSAVRTEIRKFREVVETGDKAAAETQLRVASRALDKAVTKGVFHRNNAANKKSKMAKAFNSMA from the coding sequence ATGGCTAACATCAAGCAGCAGAAGAAGCGCGTTCTCACCAACGAGAAGCGTCGTCAGCGCAACCAGGCCGTTCGCTCCGCCGTGCGCACGGAGATCCGCAAGTTCCGCGAGGTCGTCGAGACCGGCGACAAGGCGGCCGCCGAGACCCAGCTGCGGGTCGCTTCCCGCGCGCTGGACAAGGCCGTCACCAAGGGCGTCTTCCACCGCAACAACGCAGCGAACAAGAAGTCCAAGATGGCCAAGGCCTTCAACTCCATGGCCTAA
- the lepA gene encoding translation elongation factor 4: MSTNYAEQTFTDLDKIRNFCIIAHIDHGKSTLADRILQLSAVVAERDMRDQYLDNMDIERERGITIKAQNVRLPWIPRSGEHAGERMILQMIDTPGHVDFTYEVSRALEACEGAILLVDAAQGIEAQTLANLYLAMEKDLEIIPVLNKIDLPAADPDKYSEEIAHIIGCEPEEVLRVSGKTGEGVEALLDRLTELVPAPVTTEPGDAAARALVFDSVYDTYRGVVTYIRMVDGTLKPRQKIKMMATGATHEILEIGVVSPTPKPCQGLGPGEVGYVITGVKDVRETKVGDTITWAANGAVQALEGYEDPNPMVYSGLFPVSQAEFPDLRDALEKLQLNDASLTYEPETSVALGFGFRCGFLGLLHMEITRDRLEREFDLDLISTAPSVSYHVVNESGEEYHVHNPSEWPEGKNEAVYEPIVNMTIIVPSEFVGTTMELCQSKRGQMKNMDYLSEDRVELRYIMPLGEIIFDFFDLLKSRTRGYASLNYEEAGEQEADLVKVDILLQGEPVDAFSAIVHRDDARHYGLKMTKKLRELIPRQQFEVPIQAAIGSKIIARENIRALRKDVLAKCYGGDVSRKRKLLEKQKAGKKRMKNIGSVEVPQEAFVAALSTDEG, translated from the coding sequence TTGAGCACGAATTACGCGGAGCAGACGTTTACGGATCTGGATAAGATCCGCAATTTCTGCATCATCGCCCACATCGATCATGGTAAGTCGACGTTGGCGGACCGAATCCTGCAGCTCTCGGCCGTCGTGGCTGAGCGAGACATGCGCGACCAGTACCTGGACAACATGGATATCGAGCGCGAGCGCGGCATCACCATCAAGGCGCAGAACGTTCGCCTGCCGTGGATTCCCCGCTCGGGCGAGCATGCCGGTGAGCGGATGATCCTGCAGATGATCGACACCCCCGGCCACGTCGACTTCACCTACGAGGTCTCCCGCGCCCTTGAGGCGTGTGAGGGGGCTATCCTCCTCGTGGATGCCGCTCAGGGCATCGAGGCGCAGACGTTGGCCAACCTGTACCTGGCGATGGAAAAGGACCTGGAGATCATCCCGGTTCTCAACAAAATTGACCTGCCGGCCGCGGACCCCGACAAGTACTCCGAGGAGATCGCTCACATTATCGGCTGTGAGCCCGAGGAGGTGCTGCGCGTGTCCGGTAAGACCGGCGAGGGCGTGGAGGCGCTGCTCGACCGGCTCACCGAGCTGGTTCCCGCACCGGTGACGACGGAGCCGGGTGACGCGGCGGCGCGAGCCTTGGTGTTCGACTCGGTGTACGACACCTACCGGGGCGTGGTGACCTACATCCGCATGGTCGACGGCACCCTTAAACCACGTCAGAAGATCAAGATGATGGCGACCGGGGCCACGCACGAGATCCTCGAAATCGGCGTCGTTTCGCCCACCCCGAAGCCGTGTCAGGGCCTCGGCCCCGGCGAGGTGGGTTACGTTATTACCGGCGTGAAGGACGTCCGCGAAACGAAGGTGGGCGACACGATCACGTGGGCGGCGAACGGCGCTGTGCAGGCCCTGGAAGGCTATGAGGACCCCAACCCCATGGTGTATTCCGGCCTGTTTCCGGTGTCCCAGGCGGAGTTCCCGGATCTTCGCGATGCGCTGGAAAAGCTGCAGCTCAACGACGCTTCGTTGACCTACGAGCCGGAAACGTCGGTGGCCTTGGGCTTCGGCTTCCGCTGTGGTTTCTTAGGTCTGTTGCATATGGAGATCACCCGCGACCGGCTGGAGAGGGAGTTCGATCTCGATCTCATCTCCACGGCCCCGAGCGTGTCCTATCACGTCGTTAATGAGTCCGGCGAGGAGTACCACGTCCATAATCCTTCGGAGTGGCCGGAGGGCAAGAATGAGGCGGTGTACGAGCCCATCGTCAATATGACGATCATTGTGCCCAGCGAGTTCGTCGGCACCACCATGGAGCTGTGCCAGAGCAAGCGCGGGCAGATGAAGAACATGGACTACCTGTCCGAGGACCGCGTGGAGCTGCGTTACATCATGCCGCTCGGCGAGATCATCTTCGATTTCTTTGACCTGTTGAAGTCCCGCACACGCGGTTACGCCTCGCTCAACTACGAAGAGGCGGGGGAGCAGGAGGCGGACCTGGTCAAGGTGGACATCTTGCTGCAGGGGGAGCCCGTGGACGCGTTTAGCGCCATCGTGCACCGCGACGACGCCCGCCACTACGGGCTGAAGATGACCAAGAAGCTGCGTGAGCTCATCCCGCGTCAGCAGTTCGAGGTGCCTATCCAGGCGGCGATCGGTTCCAAGATCATCGCCCGGGAGAACATTCGGGCCTTGCGCAAGGACGTGTTGGCAAAGTGCTACGGCGGCGACGTTTCCCGTAAGCGCAAGCTGCTGGAGAAGCAGAAGGCTGGTAAAAAGCGGATGAAGAACATTGGCTCGGTGGAGGTGCCGCAGGAGGCCTTCGTCGCGGCGTTGTCTACCGACGAGGGATAG
- a CDS encoding YeeE/YedE thiosulfate transporter family protein, giving the protein MILTGLGVGVLLGVVMQRGRFCVTGMIRDIWLSNTWRNLVALFIVISVHAVGLAALTSAGVIAPEYSTFAPAAVIVGGLLFGLGIVLAGGCASGTWYRSAEGLVGSWIALLTYGLSAAAMKYGVLNKFDAWMKSYDTGWTTLPEATGLSPWVFALALSAGTLVAARYFLVKDAARPKAMIDAPWYKKPLHMYTAGVLVGLLGVIAWPLSAAAGRNSGLGITTPTADIITFTATGDPARLNWGVMLVVGLLIGAYAAAKATGEFRVRVPDATVAVRSVWGGVFMGVGATLAGGCTVGNGMVETSLFSFQGWVALGAIALGIGLGAKLWITPKKRPAPVAPQTRRDQPAVGGAAPAAPATDYLANIPVASGFLGVATKTKAPVTEKLTQLTAHRYHLDAMGMVCPFPLVEAKEAIATLDDGDEMVISFDCTQGTDSIPQWAADNGHAISEFAQEGAAGWTVTVTKNALTR; this is encoded by the coding sequence ATGATCCTCACGGGCCTTGGCGTCGGCGTACTGCTAGGCGTCGTCATGCAACGAGGGCGCTTCTGCGTCACCGGCATGATCCGGGACATCTGGTTGTCTAATACCTGGCGCAACCTCGTTGCGTTGTTCATCGTCATCTCCGTCCACGCGGTCGGTCTCGCCGCCTTGACCAGCGCCGGCGTTATCGCCCCGGAGTACTCCACGTTCGCCCCGGCTGCGGTCATCGTTGGCGGATTGCTCTTCGGCCTCGGCATCGTGCTCGCTGGCGGATGCGCCTCTGGCACGTGGTACCGCTCCGCCGAAGGCCTGGTCGGGTCATGGATCGCCCTGTTGACCTACGGCCTGTCCGCAGCGGCGATGAAGTACGGCGTCCTCAATAAATTCGACGCCTGGATGAAGTCCTACGACACCGGTTGGACCACCCTCCCCGAGGCGACAGGGCTGAGCCCCTGGGTGTTCGCCCTCGCCCTGAGCGCCGGCACACTCGTCGCCGCCCGGTACTTCCTGGTCAAGGACGCCGCCCGCCCCAAGGCGATGATCGACGCTCCCTGGTACAAGAAGCCGCTGCACATGTACACCGCTGGTGTACTGGTCGGTCTACTCGGGGTCATCGCGTGGCCGCTCTCGGCGGCTGCGGGGCGTAACTCGGGGCTGGGAATCACCACGCCGACGGCCGACATCATCACCTTCACCGCCACCGGCGACCCCGCCCGCCTGAACTGGGGTGTCATGCTCGTCGTCGGCTTGCTCATCGGCGCCTACGCGGCCGCGAAGGCCACCGGCGAGTTCCGCGTCCGGGTTCCCGACGCCACCGTGGCCGTTCGCTCGGTCTGGGGTGGGGTGTTCATGGGCGTCGGCGCCACCCTGGCCGGCGGCTGCACCGTGGGCAACGGCATGGTCGAGACGTCCCTGTTCAGCTTCCAGGGCTGGGTGGCGCTGGGAGCCATCGCGCTGGGCATCGGCCTCGGGGCCAAGCTGTGGATCACGCCGAAGAAGCGCCCGGCGCCGGTGGCGCCGCAGACCCGGCGCGACCAGCCCGCCGTCGGCGGTGCGGCGCCGGCCGCCCCGGCCACGGATTACCTCGCCAACATCCCGGTGGCCAGCGGTTTCCTAGGAGTAGCCACCAAGACCAAGGCCCCGGTCACCGAGAAGCTCACCCAGCTCACGGCGCACCGCTATCACCTCGACGCCATGGGGATGGTGTGCCCCTTCCCGCTCGTCGAAGCCAAGGAGGCGATCGCCACCCTCGACGACGGCGACGAGATGGTCATCTCCTTCGACTGCACGCAGGGAACGGATTCCATCCCCCAGTGGGCAGCCGACAACGGCCACGCCATCTCCGAGTTCGCTCAGGAAGGCGCGGCCGGCTGGACGGTGACGGTGACTAAGAACGCGCTGACACGTTAA
- a CDS encoding aldose epimerase family protein, with protein sequence MTDATTFKSDNLKISANGAHVLSAATSLGELFYVSSASSFAEGAAIRGGNPIVAPWFATFLGELQHGWARVQQWEISEVDGGFHASLSNDGLVLGFDALNVNDSVTLRLTVENTTDESRMFQMAFHPYFAVSNVEEIAVRGLDGVDVSDRAKNAPVPNFTQEGDITFSGEVDRIYHASKTVEIVDAERVLSISAVGADSTIVWNPGAEKADTMADLGAGEFPGFVCVEPALLGADFTQGVQLSPGEITTLEMTVNVSARS encoded by the coding sequence ATGACCGACGCCACAACTTTCAAGTCCGATAACCTGAAGATCTCCGCCAACGGCGCGCACGTCCTGTCCGCTGCGACGTCGCTGGGCGAGCTGTTCTACGTCTCCTCCGCGTCTTCCTTTGCCGAGGGCGCCGCAATCCGCGGCGGCAACCCCATCGTCGCCCCCTGGTTCGCCACCTTCCTCGGCGAGCTGCAGCACGGCTGGGCCCGCGTTCAGCAATGGGAGATCTCGGAGGTCGACGGCGGCTTCCACGCCTCCCTGAGCAACGACGGCCTCGTCCTGGGCTTCGACGCCCTCAACGTCAATGATTCCGTGACCCTGCGGCTGACCGTGGAGAACACCACCGACGAGTCCCGGATGTTCCAGATGGCCTTCCACCCGTACTTCGCCGTGTCCAACGTCGAGGAGATCGCCGTGCGCGGGCTCGACGGAGTGGACGTCAGCGACCGGGCGAAGAACGCCCCGGTGCCGAACTTCACCCAGGAAGGCGACATCACCTTCTCCGGCGAGGTGGACCGCATCTACCACGCGTCGAAGACCGTCGAGATTGTCGACGCCGAGCGTGTGCTGAGCATCTCCGCGGTGGGGGCGGACTCTACCATCGTGTGGAACCCGGGTGCGGAGAAGGCCGACACCATGGCTGATCTGGGTGCCGGCGAGTTCCCGGGCTTCGTGTGCGTCGAGCCCGCGCTGCTGGGTGCGGACTTCACCCAGGGCGTGCAGCTCTCCCCGGGTGAGATCACCACCTTGGAGATGACTGTTAACGTGTCAGCGCGTTCTTAG
- a CDS encoding ABC transporter permease yields MTRALIGGGILSVILATAVLAAVWTPYDPLHAVPAERLIAFSAEHPLGTDRFGRDILSRLMTGSQITLLVGTVAVALSAGIGTALGVVAGMRGGWPATVILRGSDILLAFPALLLAIVAGAVFGPSTLSAMIAIGIAGVPGFARVARAGTLGVMRQDYIAAARISGLSPVTIALRHVLPNISGVLIVQSTVAFALAVLAEAALSFLGLGTPAPEPSWGRMLYSAQASLGTHWHLAVWPGAAIAVTVLGANLLGDGLRDLLDPHRRQRA; encoded by the coding sequence ATGACCCGCGCCCTCATCGGAGGCGGGATCCTCAGTGTCATCCTCGCCACCGCAGTCCTGGCCGCCGTGTGGACTCCCTACGACCCGCTGCACGCCGTGCCGGCCGAACGCCTCATCGCGTTCTCCGCTGAGCACCCCCTGGGCACGGACCGCTTCGGCCGGGACATCCTGTCTCGTCTCATGACCGGTAGCCAGATCACCCTGCTCGTCGGCACGGTCGCCGTCGCTCTTAGTGCCGGGATCGGCACGGCGCTGGGCGTGGTCGCCGGTATGCGCGGCGGCTGGCCGGCCACCGTCATCCTGCGCGGCTCCGACATCCTGCTCGCCTTCCCCGCGCTGCTGCTGGCGATCGTCGCCGGCGCAGTGTTCGGCCCGTCGACGCTCTCGGCGATGATCGCCATTGGTATAGCCGGTGTCCCCGGCTTCGCCCGGGTGGCGCGCGCCGGCACGCTCGGTGTGATGCGCCAGGACTACATCGCCGCCGCGCGTATCAGCGGGCTGAGCCCGGTGACGATCGCCCTGCGCCATGTGCTGCCCAATATCTCCGGCGTGCTCATCGTCCAGTCGACCGTCGCCTTCGCCCTGGCCGTGCTCGCCGAGGCGGCACTGAGCTTCTTGGGCCTGGGCACACCGGCGCCCGAGCCGTCATGGGGTCGGATGCTGTACTCCGCGCAGGCCTCGTTGGGCACGCACTGGCACCTCGCGGTGTGGCCGGGCGCGGCGATCGCCGTGACGGTCCTCGGCGCCAACCTGCTCGGCGACGGCCTGCGTGATCTCCTCGACCCCCACCGGAGGCAGCGTGCTTAG
- a CDS encoding alpha/beta fold hydrolase, whose translation MHKIDHELSVPWDRDNPGLGELKLYARELRRPDCPEHAPALLFLQGGPGSPAPRTFDGWITAALKHHRVILLDQRGTGRSTRLDRFADPALCDAKHLMLLQAPHIVADAEDLRRHLGVDRWDVLGQSFGGFCTLAYLSRHPQAIRYAYLTGGLPSMLGADEVYRATYASLRRRHDRFYEDNPWARRRLIELCDHLDNHDERLPTGERLSSRRLRTIGIELGRGAGFDTLAGLLEEPFHRVRGEKRLRGDTLAAIGSRVSFEPNPLYAVIHESIYGGLGGQAATDWSAHRLRAKCGFDEADPTYLTGEHIYPWLFDEDPALIGFKEAAEQLAAWDQWEPAYDAAGLAQADARVAAVVYRDDIFVPRELSLATAELLPDVRVIETAEYQHDGLRVDGAALFERLYKSVR comes from the coding sequence TTGCACAAAATTGATCACGAGCTTTCCGTCCCCTGGGACCGAGATAACCCCGGCCTCGGGGAGCTGAAGCTCTACGCGCGTGAGCTGCGTCGTCCCGATTGCCCAGAACACGCCCCGGCATTGCTGTTTCTGCAGGGCGGGCCCGGGTCCCCGGCGCCGCGTACCTTCGACGGCTGGATCACCGCCGCCCTTAAACACCACCGGGTCATCCTGCTGGATCAGCGCGGCACGGGCCGCTCCACACGGCTGGATCGCTTCGCGGACCCTGCGCTGTGCGACGCGAAGCATCTCATGCTGCTCCAAGCCCCGCATATCGTCGCCGACGCCGAGGACCTGCGCCGCCACCTCGGAGTGGACCGCTGGGATGTCCTCGGGCAGTCTTTCGGCGGCTTTTGCACCCTCGCCTACCTCTCACGCCACCCGCAGGCGATTCGCTACGCCTATCTCACCGGCGGATTGCCCAGCATGCTCGGGGCCGACGAGGTCTACCGCGCCACGTACGCGAGTCTGCGCCGGCGCCACGACCGGTTCTATGAGGACAATCCGTGGGCTCGCCGCCGCCTCATCGAACTGTGCGATCATCTCGATAACCACGATGAACGCCTCCCAACAGGGGAGCGGCTGAGTTCGCGTCGGCTGCGCACCATCGGCATCGAGCTCGGCCGAGGCGCCGGCTTCGACACGCTCGCCGGCCTGTTGGAGGAACCTTTCCACCGGGTGCGCGGGGAGAAGCGCCTGCGCGGAGACACCCTGGCGGCGATCGGCTCCCGAGTCTCCTTCGAGCCCAATCCCCTCTACGCGGTCATCCATGAGTCCATCTACGGCGGATTGGGAGGCCAGGCGGCCACCGACTGGTCGGCGCACCGGTTGCGCGCCAAGTGCGGGTTCGACGAGGCGGACCCCACCTACCTCACCGGCGAGCACATCTACCCGTGGCTCTTCGACGAAGACCCGGCGCTCATCGGCTTCAAGGAGGCCGCCGAGCAGCTGGCGGCGTGGGATCAGTGGGAACCGGCCTACGACGCCGCGGGCCTCGCGCAGGCCGACGCCCGCGTCGCGGCGGTGGTCTACCGCGATGACATCTTCGTCCCCCGCGAGCTCAGCCTCGCGACGGCGGAATTGCTGCCCGACGTCCGCGTCATCGAGACGGCCGAGTATCAGCACGACGGTCTCCGCGTCGACGGTGCGGCCCTGTTTGAGCGCTTGTACAAATCGGTGCGCTGA